CCTTTTATACCAAAAACATCTTACTAAACGAAGGTCTAAGAGCTTGGATGGCTCCGTTTGACCAACCCCACGAACAATTTGTATTCCCAGAGGAGGTACTCCCACGTGGTAACGCTCTCTAACGCTAATTTAGCTGGAGCAGGACGCGACCTAGATTCTACAGGCTTCGCCTGGTGGTCTGGTAACGCTCGCTTAATCAATCTATCCGGTAAACTACTAGGTGCTCACGTAGCTCACGCAGGCTTAATCGTCTTCTGGACTGGTGCAATGACTTTATTTGAAGTCGCTCACTATGTACCAGAAAAGCCTATGTACGAGCAAGGTATGATCTTAATTCCTCACCTAGCTACTCTCGGTTGGGGAGTAGGTCCTGGTGGTGAAGTTATCGATACCTACCCTTACTTTGTCGTTGGTGTTTTACACCTCATCTCCTCCGCTGTCTTAGGTTTAGGCGGTATTTATCACGCTTTACGCGGTCCTGAAACCTTAGAAGAATACTCGAGCTTCTTTGGTTATGACTGGAAAGACAAAAATCAAATGACCAATATCATTGGTTATCACCTAATTTTACTGGGCTGTGGTGCACTATTACTAGTGTTCAAAGCTATGTTCTTCGGTGGTGTCTATGATACTTGGGCTCCTGGTGGTGGTGACGTCAGAGTCATTACTAATCCTACTCTCAATCCCGCGATCATCTTTGGTTATCTACTCAAAGCACCTTTTGGTGGTGAGGGTTGGATCATCGGTGTTAACAACATGGAAGACATCATCGGCGGTCACATCTGGATCGGTTTGATTTGTATCGGTGGTGGTATTTGGCATATCTTAACCAGACCTTTTGGTTGGGTACGTCGTGCTTTCATCTGGTCCGGTGAAGCTTACCTCTCCTACAGCTTAGGCGCTTTATCCTTAATGGGCTTTATCGCTGCTGCTTATGTTTGGTTCAACAACACCGCTTATCCTAGCGAATTCTATGGACCTACTAACGCCGAATCTTCTCAATCTCAATCTTTTATCTTCCTAGTTCGTGACCAAAAATTAGGTGCTAATATCGCTTCTTCTCAAGGTCCTACCGGTCTAGGTAAATATCTCATGCGCTCTCCTACTGGTGAAATCATCTTCGGTGGTGAAACCATGCGCTTCTGGGACTTCCGTGGTCCTTGGTTAGAGCCCCTACGTGGACCTAATGGTCTTGACTTAGATAAACTCAGAAATGACATTCAACCTTGGCAAATTCGCCGCGCTTCTGAGTACATGACTCACGCTCCTAATGGTTCTATCAACTCAGTTGGTGGTATTATTACTGAGCCTAACTCTTTCAACTTCGTTAACCTACGTCAGTGGTTAGCTGGTTCTCACTTTATCTTAGGCTTCTTTTTCTTAGTTGGTCACCTTTGGCATGCAGGTCGCGCTCGCGCTGCTGTAGCTGGTTTTGAAAAAGGTATCGACCGCAAGACTGAACCTGTACTAGCAATGAAAGAACTCGATTAATTCTTGTTTCTTTCTACACAATCCCCTACTTTTAAAGTGGGGGATTAGTAAGGGTATAGGTGTTAAGTTATATTTTTCTATACTAAATGCTACTTTTAGCGCTACATAAAAAAAATAACCACTGCAGAAAGCAATGGTCGATATAAGCTAATATTGATGACGGTCTCTAGATCACATCCTGATCTCTTGATAACTGATCCTGATTTGTATCCTCTTCAGAACCTGGCTTGCGGTTATCTGAGAACCTTCTATTCTTAGAAGTATAGCGGTTAGTTTTCTTACGAAACTGTCTTGCATTGATTTTGTTACGAGCCGCTTTTTCTTTTTTCGCATTGCGGCGTTTTGCCATTGTCATTACCTCTTAATAGGACTACGAAGCTTATTAGAATCAATCTCTTTAGCAAGAGGGATATAACGATAGTCTCTAGTCACATTAGTTG
The Gloeocapsa sp. DLM2.Bin57 DNA segment above includes these coding regions:
- a CDS encoding photosystem II D2 protein (photosystem q(a) protein), with the translated sequence FYTKNILLNEGLRAWMAPFDQPHEQFVFPEEVLPRGNAL
- the psbC gene encoding photosystem II 44 kDa subunit reaction center protein; translated protein: MVTLSNANLAGAGRDLDSTGFAWWSGNARLINLSGKLLGAHVAHAGLIVFWTGAMTLFEVAHYVPEKPMYEQGMILIPHLATLGWGVGPGGEVIDTYPYFVVGVLHLISSAVLGLGGIYHALRGPETLEEYSSFFGYDWKDKNQMTNIIGYHLILLGCGALLLVFKAMFFGGVYDTWAPGGGDVRVITNPTLNPAIIFGYLLKAPFGGEGWIIGVNNMEDIIGGHIWIGLICIGGGIWHILTRPFGWVRRAFIWSGEAYLSYSLGALSLMGFIAAAYVWFNNTAYPSEFYGPTNAESSQSQSFIFLVRDQKLGANIASSQGPTGLGKYLMRSPTGEIIFGGETMRFWDFRGPWLEPLRGPNGLDLDKLRNDIQPWQIRRASEYMTHAPNGSINSVGGIITEPNSFNFVNLRQWLAGSHFILGFFFLVGHLWHAGRARAAVAGFEKGIDRKTEPVLAMKELD